Genomic window (Streptomyces sp. NBC_00078):
GCCTCACGCCGTAAGAGGCGCGCCATCGGTTCGGTGAGCGGCAGCATGTAGTTCTGGTTGTGGTACCCGCTGGTCGCCTGCCCCAGCGTCGCAGCGTGACTCATGAACGCCTGACAGGCGTCATCGAGTGTGGCGCGCTCCCCGCGAAAGGGGCGGGGAAGCGGAGGTGCGCCCACTGGCCGCTCCGGGTGCGAAAGGTGCGAAATGGGTGAAGGTAGGGCAAACCGTAAGCGCTGGCAGGATCCTGCGCACACCAGAATGGGGGGTGCGTGACCACAACGGGTGGTGTTCCACCCTTTTGCCCAGAGTCTGCCTGAGGTCGTCCGAGATTTATCTGTTCGACGTAGTCATACGGACGAAAGCGAGCGATTGCTCAGTCGGTGCGGGCATGCTACAGCACACCACAGGGCTTTCCCTGAGTACCGCCGGCATCGCGCACCCCGCCCGCACACCTACTCGGAGAGCCGCTCCCAGACCGACTCGAACCAGTCCCGCATGCTGTCCACGAAGACCGAGCCCTCGGAGCCGGGGTCCGCGTCCTTCGCATGGTGGGTCAGGGTGGCACCGAGCCCCAGCACGTCGAGCGCGGTGACCTCGTCGCCGCCGTCCAGGACCACCGTGCGCTCGATGACCTCGTAGAGACCGTGCAGCACCTCGGCGCCGTTGAACACGCTGGTGGGCGGTGTACTGGGGTTGCTGGCCTCAGTGGCGGCCATATGGCGCGCCCGCTCCGAGGCGAGGGCGGTCGAGGGGCGCGGGGCCCGCTCTAGCCCCGGACCGATTTCAGCAGCGGCTCCAGAGAACCGACGACCGCGTCCGCTCCGGCTTCCATCAAAAGCTTGGCTTTCTGTCCGTTACGCGCGTAGCCGAGGAACGGGACGCCGGCCTGGAGTGCGGCCTCAAGGTCCGAGGGGGCGTCGCCGATCATCAAGGAGGCCGAAGGGGCGGCGCCCATCGCGCTCAGGGCGCGGTTGAGGCAGTGCGGGTGCGGCTTGAGGTGGTGGAGGTCCTGGGTACGGCCGTAGATGTGGGGGGTGAAGCAGGAGACCAGGTCCCGGCTCATCAGGTACTTGCGCACCACGCGCGGGGAGTTGTTGGTCGCGATGGCCAGCCGGGAGCCGATCGCCGTCCAGGTCCGTATCAGCGGGTCGGCGTACGCGGTGGGCATGGCCGAGGACGCCGCCCGCAGCTCCTCCTGGGTGAGACGTTCCTCCAGTTCCGCGACCAGGTCACTGCCCGGGTGACGGCGATCGACGGCGCGCAGGACCACATGAGGGTCCAGGGACTGTCGCTCCGGCTCCGTCAGCAGGCCGTGCAGGCCTCTGCCTTCGAGCCACTCCACCAGTTCGGTCGCCACCCGCTCCGCCGAGTGCCCGGCGAACAGGCGGCAGATCGGACCGTCGAAGTCCCACAGCACCACACGGGCACGCGTGATCAGTTCCCGGATCTTCTCGGTGTCGGGCTCTGTGTCTTCCGCCACCGGTTCAGTCTGCGTCGTATCACTAGTCACTAGGAGAGTGTCAGGTCCGACGTAATGGTTTCCCAGAGGGCGTCGAACCACTTCTGGGATTCCTCCACGAAGGCGGCGTCGCGCTGGCCGGCCTGCTTGGCGAAGGAGAAGAGGACGGAGGCGGAGCCGAGGGCGTCGTACATCTCCAGGGTCTGGCTCTCGTACTCCTCCTCACGTTCGGTGAGGACGTAGTACCCGAGCAGGACTTCCTCCCGGTTGAGCACGTACAGCTTGATCGGCGGGGTGAGGGGCAGGGCGCGGAAGGTGACGTGGACGTCCAGGCCGTGTGTGGAGCGCAGGGCAAGGAGGTTGTGCCGCAGGACGTGGAGCTGTGCGTTGCGCATCGACAGCCACCGCTGGTGCACCGGGTCGTCGTCGCCCCGGCTCTCGACCAGGACCGGAAAGGCGAGGTTGATCTCCCTGGACGGCACCAGGATGCGGACGTCGATCGACTCGGGGCGGAGGTTGCCCTCATGGATCTGACGTACCGGTTCGCCGAGGGCCAGCATCAAGGTCTCCGCCGTGT
Coding sequences:
- a CDS encoding winged helix-turn-helix domain-containing protein, with the protein product MVVTQENVAVNGSRRLTPQEIADILRERINSGDLKAGDRLPTQAELADEFGVERGTVRQALRALQEDGLLSNVSKGSPPRIAEPPAPAPGEPQPTMVGLAPRLTEAFSAPHVRVDVVCHTAETLMLALGEPVRQIHEGNLRPESIDVRILVPSREINLAFPVLVESRGDDDPVHQRWLSMRNAQLHVLRHNLLALRSTHGLDVHVTFRALPLTPPIKLYVLNREEVLLGYYVLTEREEEYESQTLEMYDALGSASVLFSFAKQAGQRDAAFVEESQKWFDALWETITSDLTLS
- a CDS encoding HAD family hydrolase, producing MVRRPLGNHYVGPDTLLVTSDTTQTEPVAEDTEPDTEKIRELITRARVVLWDFDGPICRLFAGHSAERVATELVEWLEGRGLHGLLTEPERQSLDPHVVLRAVDRRHPGSDLVAELEERLTQEELRAASSAMPTAYADPLIRTWTAIGSRLAIATNNSPRVVRKYLMSRDLVSCFTPHIYGRTQDLHHLKPHPHCLNRALSAMGAAPSASLMIGDAPSDLEAALQAGVPFLGYARNGQKAKLLMEAGADAVVGSLEPLLKSVRG